The Nostoc sp. NIES-3756 DNA window CTCTCTTGGGTGGACGTTCGGCGGAAGAAATCGTCTTTGGTAAAGTCTCCACAGGCGCGAGTGATGATATCCAAAAAGCCACAGACTTAGCTGAACGCTACGTCACCTTATATGGTATGAGTGATAAGTTAGGGCCTGTAGCATTCGAGAAGATTCAACAACAATTCCTCGAAGGTTACGGTAATCCTCGCCGTTCCATTAGCCCCAAGGTGGCTGAAGAAATTGACCGGGAAGTCAAGCAAATTGTCGATAATGCCCATCACATCGCCTTGAGTATTCTGCAAAATAACCGTGAGTTATTGGAACAGACAGCACAGGAACTCTTGCAAAAAGAAATCCTCGAAGGTAATGTACTACGGGAACACCTGAGCCAAGCTCAAAAACCAGAAGAACTACAAGAATGGTTGCGGACAGGTAAAATCTCTGAAGATAAACCCTTACTGCAAACACTGCTAGTTTAATTATTGTAGATATAAGTGAGTAGGCGATCGCTCTTAAGTGGGCGATCGTTTTTTACTTTATCAATAACCTCTCAATACTTACCTTTGTAAGTGCTTGGTTTTAAAATCATGAATATACGCCCTGAAACGACTGTAGATTATTTAGCGATCGCCGAAGTCAACAACTTAGCTTTTGGTAGAGAAAATGAATCTCAATTAATTGCTAAAATTCGTCTTTCGGATTTTTATATTCCAGAATTATCACTAGTTGCAGAAGTTGATAATGTTATAGTTGGGCATATTCTTTTTAGTTATATCGAATTATTTGGAGAAGAAAAATTACAGGTACTTGGTTTAGCACCAATGGCTGTTCATCCTCAATTCCAAAAGCAAGGAATTGGTAGCGCACTTATAACAGCAGGATTAACAAAAGCTGAAAGCCGAGGAGAAAGTTTAGTTATTGTTTTAGGACATCCTCAATTCTATTCTCGGTTTGGGTTTGTTCCATCAGTTAACTATGGAATTAAAAGCTCTTTTCCAGTCCCAGAAGATGTTTTTATGGTCAAGCCATTAAATAACTATCAAGCTAAATACCAAGGGAAGGTTATTTATCCATCGGCTTTTCATCAGGTTTAAATAATCAAGATATATTAAAAACTTTTGGATTCTAGATTATAAATAATCCAAAATCCAAAATTCGCTAATACTTATTTAAGCTACAATTAGCCCATCAAAATCACAGTATCAATAACGTGAATTACGCCGTTATCAGCTTCAATATCAGCAGCTAAAACCGTCGCATTCTTCACCTCAAAACCATCAGAACAATCAATTCTAATCGTTGAACCTTCAACCGATGTAACCGTGCCAAGTTTGGCTAAATCAGCCTGCTTCAACTTACCAGGGACAACATGATACTTTAAAATCCTTGTTAATTGGGGAATATTCTGCACTAAAGTTTGTATTGTTCCTGGGGGTAATTTAGCAAAAGCAGCGTCATTTGGTGCAAAGACGGTAAAGGGGCCTGGACTCTTTAATGTTTCTACTAAACCAGCAGCTTTTACAGCTGTTACCAGGGTTGAAAAACCATCAGCACTAACTGCAATATCAACAATATCAGCCATGTGTTCTGCCTCAATCTCTGCCAAGGATTTTAAATTATAAAACTGTTTTAATTTTTATCATAAAAGTTGTATAAAAATATGGCTGTAGGATAATCCGCAAAGCAGCTTGTTTGTAGACACTGCTCTATGATAATTATTAAAAAATTTTGGCAGAGAACTTATGTATGAAGGCAAGTACGCCATTTTAGGAACTGGTGCATTAGGCGGATACTATGGTGCTAAATTGCAAAAAGCTGGTCTAGATGTCCACTTTTTACTCAAAAGTGACTTTGAACAAGTTAGTCAACATGGTTTAATTGTGGAGTCTAAAGACGGTGATTTCACCCTACCCCAAGTTAACGCTTATAACGATGTAGCAAAAATGCCGAAATGCGATGTGGTAGTGGTAGCATTGAAGACAACACAAAATCATTTACTACCCAAGTTATTACCATCTGTTGTTAAAGATGGTGGGATAGTTTTGGTCTTACAAAATGGGCTTGGGGTTGAAGAAGAAATCACCAAGATTGTTGAGAAAGTTCATGTAATCGGTGGTTTGTGCTTTTTGTGTTCCAATAAAGTAGGCGCGGGGCATATTCGGCACTTAGATTATGGTCACATAACTTTGGGTGAATATATTGAGGGCTATGCAGCTACAGGTATTACAGATAGGATGCAGCAAATTGGTAATGATTTTCAAGCGGCGGGAATTGAAATTGAATTAAGCACCGATTTATTACTGGGGCGCTGGAAAAAACTGATGTGGAATATCCCCTACAATGGGTTGTCTGTGGTTCTCAATGCCAGAACTGATGAGTTAATGGCAGATACCTACACTCGGACATTAGTGGAACAGTTAATGCGCGAAGTCCAAGCTGGCGCGAATAGTATGGGGCGAACAATTCCCGACAGCTTTATGCAAACCATGCTTGATTACACCGTTAAAATGAAGCCTTATCGGACTAGCATGAAAATTGACTATGATGAGTGCCGTCCTTTAGAGGTAGATGCAATTGTTGGCAACCCATTACACAAAGCCCAAGCTTTAGGTGTAAACTTACCGCAAATTAGCTGTTTGTACCATCAACTCAAGTTTTTGGATAGGAGAAATGGGGTTGGTCATTAGTCATTAGTCCATAGTCATTAGTCCATAGTCATTAGTCATTAGTTATTCTCCCTATCTCCCCTACTCCCCAATCCCCAACGCTGTGGCAAAATTTATTAGAGTCCTTCCTAACTGAAATTTCCCAGAATGACCGCAACTATTCCCAACCTTCCCAGTCTCTATGATCCTTTTACCACTGAGGCGAAGTGGCAAAAATTCTGGGAGGAAAACCAAGTCTACAAAGCTGACCCGAATGCGGGTGGTGAACCTTATTGTGTCGTGATTCCGCCGCCAAATGTGACTGGTAGTCTGCACATGGGTCACGCTTTTGAAAGTGCGTTGATTGATGTGTTGGTACGCTATCACCGGATGCAAGGGCGTAATACCCTGTGGCTTCCGGGAACTGACCACGCCAGTATTGCAGTACATACGATTCTCGAAAAACAACTCAAAAGCGAGGGCAAAACTCGTCAAGAGTTAGGACGGGAGGAGTTTCTCAAACGTTCTTGGAATTGGAAGGCGGAGTCAGGAGGGACAATTGTTAATCAGCTGCGACGCTTGGGTGTTTCGGTTGATTGGTCGCGGGAAAGGTTTACCCTAGATGATGGTTTATCAAGGGCTGTAGTTGAAGCTTTTGTCAGCCTCTACGATGAAGGGTTGATTTATCGTGGTGAATATTTGGTCAACTGGTGTCCGGCTACTCAGTCGGCGGTGTCTGATGTAGAGGTGGAATCAAAAGAGGTTGAGGGTAATCTCTGGCATTTCCGCTATTCCCTGAGTGATGGTTCTGGTTATGTAGAGGTCGCGACGACTCGACCAGAAACGATGCTGGGCGATACGGCTGTAGCTGTTAATCCCAATGATGATAGATATAAGCATCTGATTGGCAAAACTTTGACTCTGCCAATTATGCAACGGGAAATTCCTATCATTGGTGATGAGTTAGTTGACCCGAGTTTCGGAACTGGTTGTGTGAAGGTGACTCCCGCCCATGACCCCAACGATTTTGAAATGGGTAAGCGTCACAATCTGCCGTTTATTAACATCTTAAATAAAGATGGTACTGTCAACGCTAATGGCGGGGAGTTTGCCGGACAAGACCGCTTTGTAGCCAGAAAGAATGTAGTATCGCGCCTAGAAGCCGACGGTGTGCTAGTGAAGGTGGAAGATTATAAGCATACCGTTCCTTATAGCGATCGCGGTAAAGTACCCATCGAACCCCTACTTTCTACTCAATGGTTTGTCAAAATTCGCCCCTTAGCAGATAGGGCGTTAGATTTTCTTGACCAAAAAAATAGCCCAGAGTTTGTCCCCCAACGTTGGACAAAGGTTTATCGTGATTGGTTAGTTAGTCTGCGAGATTGGTGTATTTCTCGGCAGTTATGGTGGGGTCATCAAATCCCAGCTTGGTATGCGGTGAGTGAAACCAATGGACAAATTACCGATACCACGCCTTTTATAGTAGCGAAATCTGCCGATGAAGCCTGGGATAAGGCTAAGGCGCAATTTGGCGAGAATGTGCAGTTAGAACAAGACCCTGATGTCTTAGATACTTGGTTTTCTTCAGGGCTATGGCCGTTTTCTACCTTAGGCTGGCCAGAACAAACGCCAGATTTAGCCAAATACTACCCCACCACTACCCTAGTTACAGGTTTTGACATCATCTTTTTCTGGGTAGCGAGAATGACAATGATGGCTGGGCATTTCACAGAACAAATGCCCTTCCAGACAGTTTATATCCACGGTTTGGTGCGGGATGAAAATAATAAAAAGATGTCGAAGACAGCTAACAATGGGATTGACCCACTGTTGCTGATTGATAAATATGGTACTGATGCCCTACGCTACACCTTAGTTAAAGAAGTAGCTGGTGCTGGTCAAGATATCCGCTTGGAGTATGACCGCAAAAAAGATGAATCACCATCAGTAGAAGCGTCCCGTAACTTTGCCAATAAGTTGTGGAATGCTGCCCGGTTTGTGATGATGAATTTGGATGGACAAACCCCTGCACAATTGGGTGAACCAAATGCAACTGAACTAAGCGATCGCTGGATTATTTCCCGTTATCATCAAGTTATCAAACAAACTACCAACTACATCGATAACTACGGTCTAGGGGAAGCAGCCAAAGGAATTTACGAATTTATCTGGGGTGATTTCTGCGACTGGTATATCGAACTAGTAAAATCCAGATTACAACAAGACTCAGACCCAGCATCACGCCGTACAGCACAACAAACCCTCGCCTATGTGTTGGAAGGGATTTTAAAGCTACTGCATCCCTTTATGCCCCACATTACTGAGGAGATTTGGCAGACTCTCACCCAGCAACCCGCCGACTCTGGACAAACTTTAGCCTTACAAGCTTACCCCCAAGCAGACGCAAACTTGATAAACCCAACTTTGGAGACACAGTTTGAACTGCTAATTGGCACTATCCGCACAATTCGTAACCTCCGTGCTGAAGCAGAAGTAAAACCAGGGGCAAGAATTATTGCCAATTTACAAACAGATAGTGAATCAGAACGGCAAATCCTTACAGTTGGGCAATCTTATATAAAAGATTTAGCCAAGGTGGAGACTTTAACCATCGCTGGTGGACAGCAGCCGTCAACTGTTACCGAGAAGAAACCACTAAAGGGTTTAAAAACAATTGGCTTAATTATCGTTGGACTTGTTTTTCTCCGGGTGGGATTTGCTGTAGCCAATACCGTGGAGAATGTGCCTATTTTTGGAACTTTCTTTGAGACTGTGGGTTTGGGTTATACGGCTTGGTTTGTTAGCCGTACCTTATTATCTGCCCAGGCTAGACAAAAGTTCTTCGCTAAATTATTTGCCCCACCAACAGATAAAACTCTCTCTGCAACAACATTGCAACCACCCCAACAAGCAGAAAAACCGGAGAAATCCATAGCTGGTGTAGTTGGAACTGTACAGGTAGTAATTCCGTTAGCAGGGGTAGTAGATATCGAAACCTTACAAGCCAAACTCAAGAAAAGTATCAGCAAGCTAGAAGCTGAAGTGCAATCTCTTAAAGGCAGGTTAAGTAATCCCAAATTTGTGGATAAAGCACCTGAGGATGTTGTCAAGGCTACAAGAGACGCTTTAGCCGAGGCGGAAAAACAATTGGAGATTTTACGCGCCCGTCTTCAAGAGTTGCTATAGGCAGTACCTAAATGGTTTAGCATAGTTGCAAAAGGTAATGGGAAATATAAAATCTCATTACCTTTTCAAACAGAAAGTTATTCAAAAATTAAAAGTTAACAACACTATATAAAATTAAAATCTCAAATGAACCCAAAAATAAGATCATGCTATATCTAGCCCAGGTACATAAAAATGAATTTTTAGACCAGTACCAATTACGCTTATTAGCCCGTCAAGAAGCCGATTATCTCTGGACAATAATTCCTGAAGAAGCTTTTATCCTCTTGGGTAAAGGCAACACCATGAGCGAAAATTTGCTAGTTTTAGTCGAACTTTCTTCTAAAGGTGATATAGAGAAGGTAGATGATGCTAGTAAATGGGTACTAAGCATCATACAAACTTATCTTAGTACTGGTATGACTCCTGAATTGTTGCAGCAAGAAGTAGAACGAGCAGAAGAATGGCGACAATCTCTAACTCTACAAAACCAAGACTTAGCACGCCGTACTTTAGAACTAGAGGCTCGTCGTGAGCAGATTCAAGCTTTAGAAGAAAGCCTTAAACGTAATAGAAATGGATATGAAGGAGATAATAATGAAGCTTAAACTAAAAAAATAGTAAAGATTTTAAAGTTTATTATTACTAATTTCAATTTTAGTAAAAAACGTTATCTATCTAATATAATTAATTAACAGTTTTAAATAATTAATCAAGCTACGTTTCACAACACATATTATTAAATCACCAAAATTGAGCATTAAAGACAAATCTTCAACCTAGAGATTTTCTCTAATTTGATTAACTTTGGCTTAGTACAAGTTTTGTGTTTGTCAATTTAAGTAGGTGAACATAAGAGAATATAAAATCTAGAGTGTGTTCTGCCATAGGCTAACTCACCGTCTATGATATCAAAATAGTACGTTGTGCTATGTAACAACACACTCTACTTCTAATTCAAGTTTAACTAGTGTGAACTATATTTTTAAAGCTTTGTTTATGGCAAATCAAACATTGAAAGAGCATTATAAAATTCCTAATTGGTTGCTAACATTAGTGATTTTGTCATTAATTATAGGTGTATTTTTGAGGTTTTATCCCCTTGACCAAAAAGTCTACTCTTTTGATGAAACCTTCTCATCTACCTATATCTATGGACAACACTCTCAAGCCTACAAAAATTTTGATGGCTCTGTTTTAAGTGCTGAGGAAATTAAAAAATATTTATCTATTGACCCAAATAAATCTTTAAATCAGTCAATTACACAAGTAATTAACAAAGTTTATGTATTTCCTCCATTATATCCAATTTTAACAATAGTATGGTCATATTTATTTAATAATTGGACTGATAACACCCTAGTTATTCAGAGAAGTTTAACTGCTTTATTTAGTGTAATTGCATTAGCGGCAACTTACTGGTTAGGGGTAGAGTTATTCACATCTAAAACTACTGCATTAGTGGCGGTGGTAATTTTAGCAACTTCACCCTTTCATTTGCAGTATGCTCAAATCATAAGACCTTACAGTATTTTGATAGCTACTACTGTAATTGCCTGTGCATGTTTACTAAAAGCAATGCGCGTTAAAAATATATTTTGGTGGGTGATTTATGGATTAAGTGTTGTTATTGGTCTTTACTCTAATGTACTTTTTGGATTTGTTTTAGTAGCTCATACACTCTATGTCTTAATTGAAAGTAAATTAAGAAATTTAAAAAATATAATTCCTTTTTTATTAACATTAGGAATTAGTACACTAATGTTCTTACCTTGGTTATGGGCTTTTGTCAATTCTAGTATGCTGGGATATTCGGTTGGGCAAGTTGCTGAGGGAAGTTCTGCTTTAGCATTAATTAATGCTTGGATAAAAGGCATACAAAATCTTTTTTTAGATTTATACAATCCCTATTATTCTCCTAACTTTTTTAAGGCAGTGCAATGGTTCTTTGCTCCAATTATATTAGCGATCGCCGCAATCTCTGTTTATACCCTTTGCCAATATGCACCAAAAAAAGTTAGAAACTTTCTCTTAGCATTGGCAATTGCCGCAGGCGTTAGCTTGATGGTAAAAGACTTAATTAGTGGTAGTTCTATCACCAGCCGGATGCGTTACTTAATACCTTTTGCCCTAGCTATTGAAC harbors:
- a CDS encoding GNAT family N-acetyltransferase; this encodes MNIRPETTVDYLAIAEVNNLAFGRENESQLIAKIRLSDFYIPELSLVAEVDNVIVGHILFSYIELFGEEKLQVLGLAPMAVHPQFQKQGIGSALITAGLTKAESRGESLVIVLGHPQFYSRFGFVPSVNYGIKSSFPVPEDVFMVKPLNNYQAKYQGKVIYPSAFHQV
- a CDS encoding fasciclin domain-containing protein, whose product is MADIVDIAVSADGFSTLVTAVKAAGLVETLKSPGPFTVFAPNDAAFAKLPPGTIQTLVQNIPQLTRILKYHVVPGKLKQADLAKLGTVTSVEGSTIRIDCSDGFEVKNATVLAADIEADNGVIHVIDTVILMG
- a CDS encoding putative 2-dehydropantoate 2-reductase, which encodes MYEGKYAILGTGALGGYYGAKLQKAGLDVHFLLKSDFEQVSQHGLIVESKDGDFTLPQVNAYNDVAKMPKCDVVVVALKTTQNHLLPKLLPSVVKDGGIVLVLQNGLGVEEEITKIVEKVHVIGGLCFLCSNKVGAGHIRHLDYGHITLGEYIEGYAATGITDRMQQIGNDFQAAGIEIELSTDLLLGRWKKLMWNIPYNGLSVVLNARTDELMADTYTRTLVEQLMREVQAGANSMGRTIPDSFMQTMLDYTVKMKPYRTSMKIDYDECRPLEVDAIVGNPLHKAQALGVNLPQISCLYHQLKFLDRRNGVGH
- a CDS encoding valine--tRNA ligase, with translation MTATIPNLPSLYDPFTTEAKWQKFWEENQVYKADPNAGGEPYCVVIPPPNVTGSLHMGHAFESALIDVLVRYHRMQGRNTLWLPGTDHASIAVHTILEKQLKSEGKTRQELGREEFLKRSWNWKAESGGTIVNQLRRLGVSVDWSRERFTLDDGLSRAVVEAFVSLYDEGLIYRGEYLVNWCPATQSAVSDVEVESKEVEGNLWHFRYSLSDGSGYVEVATTRPETMLGDTAVAVNPNDDRYKHLIGKTLTLPIMQREIPIIGDELVDPSFGTGCVKVTPAHDPNDFEMGKRHNLPFINILNKDGTVNANGGEFAGQDRFVARKNVVSRLEADGVLVKVEDYKHTVPYSDRGKVPIEPLLSTQWFVKIRPLADRALDFLDQKNSPEFVPQRWTKVYRDWLVSLRDWCISRQLWWGHQIPAWYAVSETNGQITDTTPFIVAKSADEAWDKAKAQFGENVQLEQDPDVLDTWFSSGLWPFSTLGWPEQTPDLAKYYPTTTLVTGFDIIFFWVARMTMMAGHFTEQMPFQTVYIHGLVRDENNKKMSKTANNGIDPLLLIDKYGTDALRYTLVKEVAGAGQDIRLEYDRKKDESPSVEASRNFANKLWNAARFVMMNLDGQTPAQLGEPNATELSDRWIISRYHQVIKQTTNYIDNYGLGEAAKGIYEFIWGDFCDWYIELVKSRLQQDSDPASRRTAQQTLAYVLEGILKLLHPFMPHITEEIWQTLTQQPADSGQTLALQAYPQADANLINPTLETQFELLIGTIRTIRNLRAEAEVKPGARIIANLQTDSESERQILTVGQSYIKDLAKVETLTIAGGQQPSTVTEKKPLKGLKTIGLIIVGLVFLRVGFAVANTVENVPIFGTFFETVGLGYTAWFVSRTLLSAQARQKFFAKLFAPPTDKTLSATTLQPPQQAEKPEKSIAGVVGTVQVVIPLAGVVDIETLQAKLKKSISKLEAEVQSLKGRLSNPKFVDKAPEDVVKATRDALAEAEKQLEILRARLQELL
- a CDS encoding glycosyltransferase family 39 protein — its product is MANQTLKEHYKIPNWLLTLVILSLIIGVFLRFYPLDQKVYSFDETFSSTYIYGQHSQAYKNFDGSVLSAEEIKKYLSIDPNKSLNQSITQVINKVYVFPPLYPILTIVWSYLFNNWTDNTLVIQRSLTALFSVIALAATYWLGVELFTSKTTALVAVVILATSPFHLQYAQIIRPYSILIATTVIACACLLKAMRVKNIFWWVIYGLSVVIGLYSNVLFGFVLVAHTLYVLIESKLRNLKNIIPFLLTLGISTLMFLPWLWAFVNSSMLGYSVGQVAEGSSALALINAWIKGIQNLFLDLYNPYYSPNFFKAVQWFFAPIILAIAAISVYTLCQYAPKKVRNFLLALAIAAGVSLMVKDLISGSSITSRMRYLIPFALAIELIVAYLIGSWLTASQASHRRWGQFALSVFILCGISSCLVISISPSWNAFGSPNFPKVSKIISSANSPLVLCTNLDRALSMSYLVDSDTKFKLIQNDITIPDGFDTVFVLEALPKTLKKLEAKYTLVKTFPQAKLFEIKKS